The segment GGACCTAGTGGATCTGGTGAAGATAGCACCGAAGAATCAGATAAATACGATATTGTTTACCCGGATGTACCGATAGGATGGAATAAACGAAGAAACAAACATAGAACGAAACTTCATAATGTAAAATGTCTTGTGAATTATGTTGATAGGAAGGACGGCTATGCATTAGTATCGTGTTATaacattggaaaaaaatatccaaatgttgaaaatatatttaggcCTACAAAAGAAGAGGATGAATTTTATGCcaaaataaaggaagaaaaaggagttaGGGGTAGGGTAACAACAAGAGGGGATTCTGAGGATTCTGTG is part of the Plasmodium cynomolgi strain B DNA, scaffold: 1044, whole genome shotgun sequence genome and harbors:
- a CDS encoding hypothetical protein (putative) — encoded protein: KKNKEHCCDLEYRQHYDHYFNCKPEYDPNHLLLKFKVIREIPEKKVHVTEAKKKSLGPSGSGEDSTEESDKYDIVYPDVPIGWNKRRNKHRTKLHNVKCLVNYVDRKDGYALVSCYNIGKKYPNVENIFRPTKEEDEFYAKIKEEKGVRGRVTTRGDSEDSVHSEPGVTETSAEIRNKYGNSATPKSKIHVGIPIYLQGYSLL